One region of Azospirillum lipoferum 4B genomic DNA includes:
- a CDS encoding DHCW motif cupin fold protein, translating into MELPTLPFTVTDWAAVPVTEHPGETGKALWRTFRAGELRVRMVEYTPGYLADHWCDRGHVLFVVSGELITELKDGRRFVLTAGMSYQVSDFGDHPHRSSTEIGATLFIVD; encoded by the coding sequence ATGGAACTGCCCACTCTGCCCTTCACCGTGACCGATTGGGCCGCCGTTCCGGTCACCGAACATCCGGGCGAGACCGGAAAGGCTCTGTGGCGCACATTCCGCGCCGGAGAACTCCGGGTGCGGATGGTCGAATACACGCCGGGCTATCTGGCCGACCATTGGTGCGACCGCGGCCATGTGCTGTTCGTGGTCAGCGGTGAGCTGATCACCGAACTGAAGGACGGCCGCCGCTTCGTCCTGACCGCAGGCATGAGCTATCAGGTGTCCGATTTCGGCGATCACCCGCACCGGTCATCGACCGAAATCGGCGCCACCCTGTTCATCGTCGACTGA
- the alaS gene encoding alanine--tRNA ligase, with amino-acid sequence MQTANDIRRTFLDFFAKQGHQKVDSSPLVPRNDPTLMFTNAGMVQFKNVFTGAETRPYKRAVTSQKCVRAGGKHNDLDNVGYTARHHTFFEMLGNFSFGDYFKDDAIAFAWNLITKEYGLPADKLLVTVHTSDEDAAAIWRKVAGLSDDRIIRIPTDDNFWRMGDTGPCGPCSEIFFDHGPSIAGGPPGSPDQDGDRFIEIWNLVFMQYEQLGPDNLVPLPKPSIDTGMGLERLAAVLQGKHDNYDIDLMRALIMASAEATKTAPDGAHAVSHRVIADHLRSTSFLIADGVLPSNEGRGYVLRRIMRRAMRHAHMIGAREPLMHRLVPALIQQMGDAYPELNRARALIVETLKLEETRFKQTLERGLRLLEDEVGHLGEGQPLAGDVAFKLYDTFGFPLDLTQDVLRGQGRGVDEAGFKAAMDEQRRKARESWAGSGEVGTEKLWYEIKDELGATEFFGYDTEVAEGKVTAIVKGDARVEAAAIGDQVMVVVNQTPFYGESGGQVGDAGVIFSAGGAEVAVSDTLKKLGAVWAHVGTVTKGTLKVGDVVELRVDSERRSAIRANHSATHLLHEALRHRLGDHVTQKGSLVAPERLRFDISQPTGLSAADIAAIEDEVNRRVLANSEVVTRLMSPDEARAQGAMALFGEKYGDEVRVVSMGGPHGELDRDYSIELCGGTHVRRTGDIGVFKIVSEGAVAAGVRRIEALTGTGAKAWLSERDHLLTEAASVLKVKPDEVPARVAVLVEERRKMERELADLRRQVALSGAMGGGGAKADGGNDAKDVAGVKFAARVVEGLPAKDLKPMADELKKQVGSGVVVLIASNEGKASIVIGVTDDLTGTLSAVDLVRVGAEALGGKGGGGRPDMAQAGGPDASLAHAAVEAIEKAIAAKKAS; translated from the coding sequence ATGCAGACCGCCAACGACATCCGTCGCACGTTCCTGGATTTCTTCGCCAAGCAGGGCCATCAGAAAGTCGACTCGTCACCGCTGGTGCCGCGCAACGACCCGACGCTGATGTTCACCAACGCCGGCATGGTCCAGTTCAAGAACGTCTTCACCGGTGCCGAGACGCGGCCCTACAAGCGCGCGGTCACCTCGCAGAAATGCGTGCGCGCCGGCGGCAAGCACAACGACCTGGACAATGTCGGCTACACCGCGCGGCACCACACCTTCTTCGAGATGCTGGGGAACTTCTCCTTCGGCGATTACTTCAAGGACGACGCCATCGCGTTCGCCTGGAACCTGATCACCAAGGAATACGGCCTGCCGGCCGACAAGCTGCTGGTGACGGTCCACACCTCCGACGAGGACGCGGCGGCGATCTGGCGCAAGGTTGCCGGCCTGTCGGACGACCGCATCATCCGCATCCCGACCGACGACAATTTCTGGCGCATGGGCGACACCGGCCCCTGCGGCCCGTGTTCCGAGATCTTCTTCGACCACGGCCCGTCCATCGCCGGTGGCCCGCCGGGCAGCCCGGACCAGGATGGCGACCGCTTCATCGAGATCTGGAACCTCGTGTTCATGCAGTATGAACAGCTGGGTCCGGACAATCTGGTGCCGCTGCCCAAGCCGTCGATCGACACCGGCATGGGGCTGGAGCGTCTGGCCGCCGTCCTGCAGGGCAAGCACGACAATTACGACATCGACCTGATGCGGGCGCTGATCATGGCGTCGGCCGAGGCGACCAAGACCGCGCCGGACGGCGCGCATGCCGTGTCGCACCGCGTCATCGCCGACCATCTGCGCTCGACCTCCTTCCTGATCGCCGACGGCGTGCTGCCGTCGAACGAGGGCCGCGGCTATGTGCTGCGCCGCATCATGCGCCGTGCCATGCGCCACGCCCACATGATCGGTGCGCGTGAGCCGCTGATGCACCGTCTGGTCCCGGCGCTGATCCAGCAGATGGGCGATGCCTATCCGGAGCTGAACCGCGCCCGCGCCCTGATCGTCGAGACACTGAAGCTGGAGGAGACCCGCTTCAAGCAGACGCTGGAGCGCGGCCTGCGCCTGCTGGAGGACGAGGTCGGCCATCTGGGCGAGGGCCAGCCGCTGGCCGGCGACGTCGCCTTCAAGCTGTACGACACCTTCGGTTTCCCGCTCGACCTGACGCAGGACGTGCTGCGCGGCCAGGGTCGCGGCGTCGACGAGGCCGGCTTCAAGGCGGCGATGGACGAGCAGCGCCGCAAGGCCCGCGAATCCTGGGCCGGCTCGGGCGAGGTCGGCACCGAGAAGCTGTGGTACGAGATCAAGGACGAGCTGGGCGCCACCGAGTTCTTCGGCTACGACACCGAGGTGGCAGAGGGCAAGGTGACCGCCATCGTCAAGGGCGATGCCCGCGTCGAGGCCGCCGCCATCGGCGATCAGGTGATGGTCGTCGTCAACCAGACGCCCTTCTATGGCGAATCGGGCGGTCAGGTCGGCGATGCCGGCGTGATCTTCTCGGCCGGCGGGGCCGAGGTCGCGGTCTCCGACACGCTGAAAAAGCTGGGCGCGGTGTGGGCCCATGTCGGCACCGTCACCAAGGGCACGCTCAAGGTCGGTGACGTGGTCGAACTGCGCGTGGACAGCGAGCGCCGCTCCGCCATCCGCGCCAACCACTCCGCCACCCACCTGCTGCACGAGGCGCTGCGCCACCGGCTGGGCGACCATGTCACCCAGAAGGGCTCGCTGGTGGCGCCGGAGCGTCTGCGCTTCGACATCAGCCAGCCGACCGGCCTGTCCGCCGCCGACATCGCCGCCATCGAAGACGAGGTGAACCGCCGCGTTCTCGCCAACAGCGAGGTCGTCACCCGCCTGATGTCCCCGGACGAGGCGCGCGCCCAGGGCGCCATGGCCCTGTTCGGCGAGAAGTACGGCGACGAGGTCCGCGTGGTCTCCATGGGCGGCCCGCATGGCGAGCTCGACCGTGACTATTCCATCGAGCTGTGCGGCGGCACCCATGTCCGCCGCACCGGCGACATCGGCGTGTTCAAGATCGTCTCCGAAGGTGCCGTCGCCGCCGGTGTCCGCCGCATCGAGGCGCTGACCGGCACCGGCGCGAAGGCGTGGCTGTCCGAGCGCGACCATCTGCTGACCGAGGCGGCGAGCGTCCTGAAGGTGAAGCCCGACGAGGTGCCGGCCCGCGTGGCGGTCCTGGTCGAGGAACGACGCAAGATGGAGCGCGAACTGGCCGACCTGCGCCGGCAGGTTGCCCTTAGTGGAGCGATGGGGGGTGGCGGCGCCAAGGCCGACGGCGGCAACGATGCCAAGGACGTCGCCGGCGTCAAGTTCGCCGCCCGCGTGGTCGAAGGCCTGCCAGCCAAGGACCTGAAGCCGATGGCCGACGAGCTGAAGAAGCAGGTCGGCTCCGGCGTCGTGGTGCTGATCGCGTCCAACGAAGGCAAGGCCTCCATCGTCATCGGCGTGACCGACGACCTGACCGGAACCTTGAGCGCCGTCGATCTGGTCCGCGTCGGCGCCGAGGCGCTGGGCGGCAAGGGCGGCGGCGGCCGGCCGGACATGGCCCAGGCCGGCGGCCCCGACGCCTCGCTGGCCCATGCTGCGGTCGAGGCCATCGAAAAGGCCATCGCGGCCAAGAAGGCCTCCTGA
- the tatC gene encoding twin-arginine translocase subunit TatC → MTGETHQDELEDSKMPLIDHLIELRNRLMWSVGAILIAFLLCYAVSDRIYNFLVQPLADLLAGQGRRMIYTGLTEAFFTYVKVAFWAGCFISFPIIASQIWMFVAPGLYKHERRAFLPFLVATPVMFLTGAGIVYYFIFPMAWRFFLGFEFHPGGDGNALPIEFEARVGEYLHLVMSLIFAFGIAFQLPVLLTLLVRVGIISTDALASKRRYAIVGAFVAAAILTPPDVISQVSLAVPLIGLYEIAIIIGRRIEKARAKAETE, encoded by the coding sequence ATGACCGGCGAAACGCATCAGGACGAACTCGAAGACAGCAAGATGCCGCTGATCGATCATCTGATCGAACTGCGGAACCGGCTGATGTGGTCGGTCGGCGCCATCCTGATCGCCTTTCTGCTGTGCTACGCCGTGTCGGACCGGATCTACAATTTCCTGGTCCAGCCGCTGGCCGACCTGCTGGCGGGGCAGGGGCGGCGGATGATCTACACCGGCCTGACGGAAGCCTTCTTCACCTATGTGAAGGTGGCGTTCTGGGCCGGCTGCTTCATCTCCTTCCCGATCATCGCCAGCCAGATCTGGATGTTCGTGGCACCGGGCCTGTACAAGCACGAGCGCAGGGCGTTCCTGCCCTTCCTGGTCGCGACCCCGGTGATGTTCCTGACCGGCGCCGGCATCGTCTATTACTTCATCTTCCCGATGGCCTGGCGCTTCTTCCTGGGATTCGAGTTCCATCCCGGCGGCGACGGCAACGCCCTGCCCATCGAGTTCGAGGCGCGCGTCGGCGAATACCTGCATCTGGTGATGTCGCTGATCTTCGCCTTCGGCATCGCCTTCCAGCTGCCGGTCCTGCTGACCCTGCTGGTGCGCGTCGGCATCATCAGCACCGACGCGCTGGCGTCGAAGCGGCGCTATGCCATCGTCGGCGCCTTCGTCGCCGCGGCGATCCTGACCCCGCCGGACGTCATCAGCCAGGTCAGCCTGGCGGTTCCGCTGATCGGGCTGTACGAGATCGCCATCATCATCGGCCGTCGCATCGAAAAGGCACGGGCCAAGGCGGAGACCGAGTAA
- the tatB gene encoding Sec-independent protein translocase protein TatB yields MFDIAWSELMVIAVIALVVIGPKDLPKAIFTLGKWVRKARGVAREFQTHIDDMMRETELDELRKEALKTRDLNIKKMMEDTIDPKGEVGKAFDTKGIDVGLNGHAGSTPEPDLPQVPAAPPTVADSVAPSAAPSPITAQPPPVQSAPVQPATQPAAQPAEVASAQSTDKQT; encoded by the coding sequence ATGTTCGACATCGCTTGGTCCGAACTGATGGTGATCGCCGTCATCGCCCTTGTGGTCATCGGGCCCAAGGATCTGCCCAAGGCGATCTTCACGCTCGGCAAATGGGTGCGTAAGGCGAGAGGCGTCGCGCGCGAATTCCAGACCCACATCGACGATATGATGCGGGAGACCGAGTTGGACGAGCTTCGCAAGGAAGCCCTGAAGACCCGCGACCTGAACATCAAGAAGATGATGGAGGACACCATCGACCCGAAGGGGGAGGTGGGGAAGGCGTTCGACACCAAGGGCATCGATGTGGGGCTGAACGGCCATGCCGGCAGCACCCCGGAACCGGACCTGCCCCAGGTGCCGGCGGCTCCCCCCACGGTGGCCGACAGCGTGGCGCCCTCCGCCGCCCCGTCGCCGATCACCGCTCAGCCGCCCCCGGTGCAGTCCGCACCGGTGCAGCCGGCCACCCAACCGGCAGCTCAGCCGGCCGAAGTGGCCTCCGCCCAGTCCACCGATAAGCAGACCTAA
- a CDS encoding twin-arginine translocase TatA/TatE family subunit: MGSFSIWHWIIVLLIVLLLFGAGKLPKVMGDLAKGVKSFKAGLQDDSDDVASGANAKVIPNQPANTAETATKKDEAVRS; the protein is encoded by the coding sequence ATGGGTTCTTTCAGCATCTGGCACTGGATTATCGTTCTACTGATCGTTCTTCTGCTGTTTGGCGCTGGGAAGTTGCCGAAGGTGATGGGCGATCTCGCCAAGGGTGTGAAGTCCTTCAAGGCGGGCCTGCAGGACGACAGCGATGACGTCGCGTCCGGCGCCAACGCGAAGGTCATCCCGAACCAGCCGGCCAACACGGCCGAAACCGCGACCAAGAAGGACGAGGCGGTCCGCAGCTGA